From the genome of Ctenopharyngodon idella isolate HZGC_01 chromosome 23, HZGC01, whole genome shotgun sequence, one region includes:
- the LOC127505841 gene encoding histone H1.0-B — protein sequence MAETAATPASKPKKAKSSKKATSHPKYSEMIKAAIAADRSRSGASRQSIQKYVKNHYKVGDNADSQIKLALKRLVASGLLRHTKGIGASGSFKLAKADDVKKPEKPKPAPVKVKKPAKAAAKPKKAPKPKKVAKSPAKTKKAAEKKVKKVAEKKKSPVKAKKVVKKAKVAKPAKASKAKKVKTAKPKPKTAARKTGKKK from the coding sequence ATGGCTGAGACGGCAGCTACCCCCGCATCCAAGCCCAAGAAGGCGAAAAGCTCCAAGAAAGCGACGTCGCATCCCAAATACTCTGAGATGATCAAAGCTGCCATCGCCGCCGACAGGAGCCGCAGCGGCGCGTCGCGTCAGTCCATCCAGAAGTACGTGAAAAACCACTACAAGGTGGGAGACAACGCCGACTCCCAGATCAAACTCGCCCTGAAGCGTCTGGTGGCCAGCGGGCTCCTTCGCCACACCAAGGGCATCGGGGCTTCGGGCTCCTTCAAACTGGCCAAAGCTGATGACGTCAAGAAGCCAGAGAAACCCAAACCAGCACCCGTGAAAGTCAAGAAGCCAGCCAAAGCAGCTGCCAAACCCAAGAAAGCCCCCAAGCCCAAGAAAGTGGCGAAATCCCCAGCGAAAACTAAGAAAGCCGCCGAGAAGAAAGTAAAGAAGGTGGCGGAGAAGAAGAAATCGCCTGTCAAAGCCAAGAAAGTTGTCAAGAAGGCGAAGGTGGCCAAACCTGCCAAGGCGAGCAAAGCCAAGAAGGTGAAAACGGCGAAACCCAAACCCAAAACAGCGGCCAGGAAAACGGGGAAGAAGAAGTAA